One stretch of Pigmentiphaga aceris DNA includes these proteins:
- a CDS encoding ABC transporter substrate-binding protein — protein MFAAGFTAVVPHAATAQAKPAVKIGILTDMSGTYAAMGGAGSVAAAKLAVDDCLQAECKGMTIEVISADNQNKADVAAARAREWFDRDNVNVVADLTNSAAALAVQQIAKEKNRVALFSGPATTRLTNEDCSATGFHWMFDSYSQSAAAARGLVSTGAKSWYFLTVDYAFGHSLEKEASDIVRAAGGTVMGSVRHPLNAPDFASFLLQAQSSKAQVVALANGGQDTVNTLKQASEFGIVAGGQKLAALLVFLSDIHALGLQTAQGLSFVDGFYWDFDDQTRQWSNRFQQSFRNLKPTMVQAGVYSSVRHYLKAVAATNSTDGKVVADKMREIPIKDDVMRNASIRPDGRVIHDMYLFQVKTPAESKAPWDYYKLAATVPAAEAFQPLERSACSLVAKK, from the coding sequence ATCGGCATCTTGACCGATATGTCCGGCACCTACGCCGCCATGGGCGGCGCGGGCTCGGTGGCAGCTGCCAAGCTGGCGGTTGACGACTGCCTGCAAGCCGAGTGCAAAGGCATGACGATCGAAGTGATCTCGGCCGACAACCAGAACAAGGCCGATGTCGCCGCCGCCCGTGCGCGCGAATGGTTCGACCGCGACAACGTCAACGTGGTGGCCGACCTGACCAACTCGGCAGCTGCATTGGCTGTGCAGCAGATTGCCAAGGAAAAGAACCGCGTGGCGCTGTTCTCCGGCCCGGCAACCACCCGCCTGACCAACGAAGACTGCTCTGCCACCGGCTTCCACTGGATGTTCGACAGCTACTCGCAATCGGCCGCGGCGGCGCGCGGCCTGGTCAGCACCGGGGCCAAGTCCTGGTACTTCCTGACCGTCGATTACGCCTTCGGCCATTCACTGGAAAAAGAAGCCAGCGACATCGTGAGAGCGGCTGGCGGCACCGTGATGGGCAGTGTGCGCCACCCGCTGAACGCACCTGACTTCGCATCCTTCTTGTTGCAGGCACAAAGCTCGAAGGCACAAGTGGTGGCGCTGGCCAATGGCGGCCAGGACACCGTCAACACGCTTAAACAAGCATCGGAATTCGGCATTGTGGCGGGCGGCCAGAAGCTGGCCGCGCTGCTGGTGTTCCTGTCCGATATCCACGCGCTGGGCTTGCAGACCGCGCAAGGGCTCAGCTTCGTTGATGGCTTTTATTGGGACTTCGACGACCAGACCCGCCAATGGTCCAACCGTTTCCAGCAGTCCTTCCGCAACCTGAAACCCACCATGGTCCAGGCCGGTGTGTATTCCAGCGTGCGCCATTACCTGAAGGCAGTTGCCGCCACCAACAGCACCGACGGCAAAGTGGTGGCCGACAAGATGCGTGAGATCCCGATCAAAGATGACGTGATGCGCAACGCATCGATTCGTCCCGATGGTCGCGTGATCCACGACATGTACCTGTTCCAGGTGAAGACGCCGGCCGAATCCAAGGCACCGTGGGACTACTACAAGCTGGCCGCCACCGTGCCGGCTGCGGAAGCCTTCCAGCCCCTCGAACGCAGCGCTTGCTCGCTGGTCGCCAAGAAATAA
- a CDS encoding CoA-acylating methylmalonate-semialdehyde dehydrogenase: MSDIPRIPLLIGGELVQSVSTEWRDVINPATQEVVAQVPFATREELDRAIAVAKKAYATWRNSSQGTRMRVMLKLQQLVREHASELAELITREHGKTLPDAEGEVGRGLEVIEHACAIASLQLGEYAENAGTGIDVYTVIQPLGVVAGITAFNFPVMLPSFMFPIAIACGNTFVLKPSEQDPSSTMRLAQLAQEAGLPPGVLNVVHGGPDIATGLCEHPDIKAVSFIGSTRVGTELYRRATEAGKRCQAMMGAKNHCVILPDADRELALNHLTGAAFGAAGQRCMATSVAVLVGEANQWVPDLLARAKGLKVGPGSDRSADLGPVVSAAARARVERMIQRGVDEGAELVLDGRGIQVEGYAKGNFVGPTMFTNVRADMDIYREEIFGPVLCVTGVDTLDEAIAFVNDNPNGNGVALFTQDGGAARYFQNSIDVGQVGINLPIPVPVAWFSFTGSRASKLGDLGPNGKQAIQFWTQTKTVSARWAPRGSGGGGINTTITMK, translated from the coding sequence GTGAGTGATATTCCCCGCATACCGCTGCTGATCGGCGGTGAACTGGTCCAGTCCGTATCCACCGAGTGGCGCGACGTGATCAACCCGGCCACCCAGGAAGTCGTGGCCCAGGTGCCGTTCGCTACGCGTGAAGAACTGGACCGCGCCATTGCGGTCGCCAAAAAAGCCTACGCCACCTGGCGCAACAGCTCGCAGGGCACGCGCATGCGCGTCATGCTGAAGCTGCAGCAACTGGTACGCGAACACGCCAGCGAACTGGCCGAATTGATCACCCGTGAACACGGCAAGACCTTGCCCGACGCCGAAGGAGAAGTCGGGCGCGGGCTGGAAGTGATCGAACATGCTTGCGCGATTGCGTCGCTGCAACTGGGCGAATACGCCGAAAACGCAGGCACCGGCATCGATGTCTACACCGTGATCCAGCCGCTGGGCGTGGTCGCGGGCATTACCGCCTTCAACTTCCCGGTGATGCTGCCCAGCTTCATGTTCCCCATTGCGATTGCGTGCGGCAACACCTTCGTGCTGAAACCGTCCGAGCAAGATCCCAGCTCGACCATGCGCCTGGCCCAGCTGGCACAGGAAGCCGGCTTGCCACCCGGCGTGCTGAACGTGGTCCACGGCGGTCCGGACATTGCCACCGGCCTGTGCGAGCACCCGGATATCAAGGCCGTGTCCTTCATCGGTTCCACGCGCGTGGGCACCGAGCTGTACCGCCGCGCGACCGAAGCCGGCAAGCGCTGCCAAGCCATGATGGGTGCCAAGAACCACTGCGTGATCCTGCCAGACGCCGACCGTGAACTGGCGCTGAACCACCTGACCGGTGCCGCATTCGGCGCTGCCGGGCAGCGTTGCATGGCCACGTCAGTAGCAGTGCTGGTGGGCGAGGCCAACCAATGGGTGCCAGACCTGCTGGCACGTGCCAAGGGCCTGAAAGTGGGACCAGGCAGCGATCGCAGCGCCGACCTCGGGCCGGTGGTGTCGGCCGCCGCGCGCGCACGGGTCGAGCGCATGATCCAGCGCGGTGTCGATGAAGGTGCCGAACTGGTGCTAGACGGCCGGGGCATCCAGGTGGAAGGCTACGCCAAGGGCAACTTCGTCGGCCCCACCATGTTCACCAACGTCCGTGCCGACATGGACATCTACCGCGAAGAAATCTTCGGACCGGTGTTGTGCGTAACCGGGGTGGACACCCTGGATGAAGCAATTGCCTTCGTCAACGACAACCCCAATGGCAACGGCGTGGCCTTGTTTACCCAGGATGGCGGTGCCGCACGTTACTTCCAGAATTCCATCGACGTAGGGCAGGTAGGGATCAACCTGCCGATCCCGGTGCCGGTGGCGTGGTTCAGCTTCACCGGGTCACGGGCGTCGAAGCTGGGTGATCTGGGGCCGAATGGGAAGCAGGCCATTCAGTTCTGGACGCAGACCAAGACGGTGAGCGCACGCTGGGCTCCGCGGGGGAGTGGTGGCGGCGGAATCAACACGACGATCACGATGAAGTAA